The Streptomyces sp. NBC_00162 sequence GATGTCCTCGGCGACCGCGGGCCGTTCGCCTCGCCCATGACCGCGATGGCCGAGGCCGAGCACGCGATGCGCTACCGCAGGCTCGCCGCCCTGCCCGTCGTCGATGGACAAGGCAGCGCTCTGGGCGTCCTCGCCCTCGCCCGCTGAACCCTCTCACCGTGGTCGGACCGTTCCCCTCTTCTCCCTGTGAAGCATCATGCGCTGTGTCATCGCCCGCTTCCCGTTCGACCTCACCAAGACGGGCGTCCTGGAGTCCATGAAGGGCATCAAGCCCGAGCAGGTCCTCGGCGAGTCCGTGATCATCGGCCGCCGCACCTACCCCGTCAAGCAGGTCGGCCAGGTCCTCACCCGCCAAGACCGCCGCGACTTCAGTGCCGGCGAGGTCCTGCGCGCCATGACCCAGCTCGGCTTCACCTGCCGCGGCGGCCTTCCGCGAGCCGCCGTGGCCACACGCGTGCTCA is a genomic window containing:
- a CDS encoding SCO5918 family protein, with the translated sequence MRCVIARFPFDLTKTGVLESMKGIKPEQVLGESVIIGRRTYPVKQVGQVLTRQDRRDFSAGEVLRAMTQLGFTCRGGLPRAAVATRVLSPLQRASAMLGTPVTA